In Segatella copri, the DNA window ATGACACACCCTCTTTTTTTAGACCTTTATTTTTGCGATTCCCCAGCATTACAAGATGCCGAAGAGTCGCAATACATCGTTCAGATTGGCAACGACAAGCAGAAGAATCAAAATGCCGAAACCAATATACTCAGCACGCTCCATGAACTTATCGCCCGGTTTGCGACCTGTGATAATCTCATAGAGAAGGAAGAACACATGTCCACCATCAAGAGCAGGAATAGGAAGAATGTTCATGAAGGCAAGAATGATGCTCAGGAACGCTGTCATAAGCCAGAATGCATGCCAATCCCATACAGATGGGAAGAGACTACCCAGCGCACCGAAACCACCCAGACTCTTGGCGCCTTCCTTAGAGAAGACATACTTCATATCGCCCACATAACCGGCCAAGACATTCCAGCCGTATTTGATGCCGGCAGGGAAACTCTCGAAGAAACCATAGTTGACATGAGTAATCTTATAATCGAGCAAGACAGGATGATTGTAGAAACCAAACTTCACACCCTCTTCGGTAGACTTCAGGAGAACACTCGACTTGACGGTATCGCCAGAAGCCTTGAGATAAATAACCTGAGCTGTAAGTGCTCTGGCACTATCCTGCGGCGTCTCAGCCGAAGCAAGCACATCCTCTACTCTGCCCAATTCAATCTGAAATTCGTTGAAAGAGACTACCTTTTTATTATTAATAGCAAGAATCTTATCACCCTTTGTCAAACCGAGTTTGCTGGCAGGTGAATCTTTCATCACACTATCAATCTGCAGCGGTACATACACATCTACGAAGCGAGGACTGCTCTTAATCATACTGAGCATGTCGAGATCGCCAGGCAGATTAAGCGTCATCGGTTTGCCCTGACGGATGATATTG includes these proteins:
- the rseP gene encoding RIP metalloprotease RseP, with the translated sequence MEVFLIKALQLMLSLSILVLLHEGGHFFFSKLFGVRVEKFYLFFDPWFHLFEFKPKNSDTTYGLGWLPLGGYCKISGMIDESFDTEQMKQPEQPYEFRSKPAWQRLLIMIGGVLVNFVLALFIYSMILFHWGDNYVATRDMSYGMKFNTEAKALGFQDKDILVSTDLGEFKTFDGDLYRNLSEAKQVNIIRQGKPMTLNLPGDLDMLSMIKSSPRFVDVYVPLQIDSVMKDSPASKLGLTKGDKILAINNKKVVSFNEFQIELGRVEDVLASAETPQDSARALTAQVIYLKASGDTVKSSVLLKSTEEGVKFGFYNHPVLLDYKITHVNYGFFESFPAGIKYGWNVLAGYVGDMKYVFSKEGAKSLGGFGALGSLFPSVWDWHAFWLMTAFLSIILAFMNILPIPALDGGHVFFLLYEIITGRKPGDKFMERAEYIGFGILILLLVVANLNDVLRLFGIL